Below is a window of Armatimonadota bacterium DNA.
ACCCGCTCGTGACGCGCTCCCTCAAGCGTCGGCTTGTCGTTGACCGTCACAACGACCGACTTGCCGGACCTCCTGAGAAGCAGAGATGCCGGGTTCACGCTCTTGGTGACAGGCTTGCCGTCAATTTCAAGGAGATAGTCGCCCTCCTTCACGTTCACGCCCGGATCCATGAAGGGGCTGCGGCGAGACTCGTCATAGTTAGCGCCCGCGTAGATCTTCGAGATCTTCACGAAGTCGCCCTCGATGGCGTAGTCGCAGCCCAGCATGCCGACCGGCACAGGAGGCGACGACGGACCCATGTCCCCGCCGCCCACATAGGCGTGCCCCGTCCCGAGTTCTCCGATCATGAGCCCGAACACGTAGCTCAGGTCGGACCGGTGCTTCACGTAAGGCAGGTACTTGGCATATTGGGCGCCGACCGACTTCCAGTCCACGCCGGCCATCTGGGGATCGTAGAAGTTGTCGCGCATATAGCGCCAAACTTCCCAGTACATCTGCTTCCACTCGGTCGGCAGGTCGATAACCGCAGCCACGTCGCTCGTGTCCACGCGTTTGGGCTGCGCCCCGGGCGCAAGGTCCAAAATCGACACCGCGCTTCCCGATACGAAGGCGGCCTTGGTGCGGGTGGCGTTCACTGAAGCCGCGCTAAAGCCGCCCTGCATGATCATCGCCGGCGCGGGTGAGCCGAGGTCGTACTTCATGAAGCCACCGCCGGACATGAAGAACACGCCATTGGTGCTGCCGAGGATCATCGGATAGCTGCTGTTCGACATGGGGAGCGGGATCGCTCGGGCCGCCAGGCCGTCGAAGTCGATCTTTACGTCCTTGTCATCCTTGGGAGCTTCAGCCGGTTTAGCGCCGGCTTCCGGTTTGGCAGGATCGGGCTTCTTGGGTTCCTCCTTGACCTTCTCCTCGTCCGGTTTCGGGTACTGCGGGTTGGGCGTGTCCTTGGCGAGTGGAATCACATAGATCCGATCCGTGTTCATTGGAGCCATCGCCAACTCGTACTTTCCGTTGACCGGTGCAAACGTTCGCGCCGACACGATGTAAAGGTACTTTCCGCCCATGTCGAAGCTCACAGCGGAATCGTCGTAGTAGCCATCCGTGACCTGGGTGGCTTTGCCGGTCGCGATCTCGTACAGATAGACCGCGCCAAGGTAGTTCTTCTGCTGGTTGACATAGGCGATCCACTTGCTGTCGGGGGAGATATCCCAAGATCCAAGGCCGAAGTTGCCGTGAAGCACTAAAGTGAGCTTCCTCGATTCGACGTCGAGTACGAAGAGCTTGCTGTTACGGGTCGTGATCAGGAGCTTCTTGCCGTCTGGGAACCACTGAATCGAGGTGGCAGGGATCTTCGCGCCGTCCGTAAGCTGGGTGGCCTTGCCGCCCATCTGCGGCATGGTGTAGACCTCCCATTCTCCGGTCGCATCGGACACATAGGCCAGGGTCTGGCCGTCTGGCGACCAGGCTGGGCACCGCTCGCGTGAACTCGCAGTGTTGGAGACGTTGCGGGTCTCACCGTTCTTCTGCGGCACACTGAACAGTTCGCCGCGCGCTTCGATGAGCACTCGTGCCCCTGAGGGCGAGATCGCGAGGTCCGTGATGTAGGGGTTCAGGTTCTTGAGCACAGGCCGGGCCGCCACATTGTCGCTGGCGACTTTGGCGCTGAACTTCTCGATCTTCCCGCTCGCGATGTCATAGGTGTAGATTGCGCCATCGCGCTCGTACACGATCGTCTTGCCATCGGTCTTGGGCCACTTGATGTCGGCATCGGCAAACGTGGTGAGCTGCTTGTCCTGTTTCGATTTCAAGTCGTAGCGATAGAGGTTCACTGTGCCTTGGTTGCGGTCGCTGGCGTAGTAGATCGCGTCGCCGACCCACATCGGGAACCAAGAATTCTCACGCTTATGCGGCAGCTCGGAATAGGTGTTGTCCGAGAGGTTATAGATAGACACGAACCCATGCGTGCCACCGCGGTAGCGCCGCCAGTTGAACTGGTGCGATGCCGCGCGGTTGTAGGCGATCGACTTGCCATCCGCCGAGAATGAGCCGTCGGCGATCTCCTGGATGGGCGTGCGCGTCGAGGGGCCTCCTGCGGGATCGACACTCCAGAGCATCTGCATCTGGCCGTTAAAGGTCCCAAAGCTGGACTTGTAGGCGATCTTGCCATCGGGAGTCCACGACACGACGCCGTCGGGATCGGGTTCATAGGTCAAGCGCTTGGGCTCGCCTCCCTCTGAGGGGATGACGTAGATATCGGGCATGCCGTCGTAGCTGGCGTTGAAGGCGATCCATTTGCCGTCAGGAGAAAACTGGGCGCCGGACTCAGCCCCCGGGTGGGAGGTGAGGCGCCGCGCCAGACCCCCGGTGCGGTTGGCGAGCCAGAGGTCGCCGGCATAGGTGAAAACGATTTGGTCGCCGTGAATGTCCGGCATCCGCATGAGGCGCATCTCCTCAGCCTGAAACGGCATGGCGATGAGCGACGCGGCGAGAAGCGTAAGCATGAAATCCTCCAGGGCCGTTCTAAGCCCCGTAGAATTATGGCGATTGCCCTTGCCGGAGTTCCCAAGCTGGCCCCCTTGTTGGGAACTTGGTCCCAGGAGGAGTCGTGTTTCCCAGACCGATCTTCAGGATATGCAAACCAGAGCCCACAGGGCCAAGTTGCGAGCTGAGGGTCACCTCTGGCCGTAGCGGTTCTGGTAGCGATCCCACCATTTCTCGATCTCCTCTCGTGGGATCGGGTTGGGGCCGCCAAGCTGCATCGAGAGAAACACCGTTTTGGCGACGTCTTCGACCATCACAGCCGCCTTGAGCGCCGCTTTCGGGGAACCGCCCCACGTGAACACGCCGTGGTTTCCCATGAGGATCGCGGGTGCTCGTTCATTCCTGCATGCGAGGATCGCTTGCCCAATGTGGTCGCCCTCATTGTTGACATAGGGCGCGCACGGCACCTCGCCACCAAACTCATCGGCGATGGCCGTGAGGACGGGTGGGATCGGTTTGCCTGCGGCCGCAAAGGCGGTCGCGAAG
It encodes the following:
- a CDS encoding PD40 domain-containing protein, translating into MLTLLAASLIAMPFQAEEMRLMRMPDIHGDQIVFTYAGDLWLANRTGGLARRLTSHPGAESGAQFSPDGKWIAFNASYDGMPDIYVIPSEGGEPKRLTYEPDPDGVVSWTPDGKIAYKSSFGTFNGQMQMLWSVDPAGGPSTRTPIQEIADGSFSADGKSIAYNRAASHQFNWRRYRGGTHGFVSIYNLSDNTYSELPHKRENSWFPMWVGDAIYYASDRNQGTVNLYRYDLKSKQDKQLTTFADADIKWPKTDGKTIVYERDGAIYTYDIASGKIEKFSAKVASDNVAARPVLKNLNPYITDLAISPSGARVLIEARGELFSVPQKNGETRNVSNTASSRERCPAWSPDGQTLAYVSDATGEWEVYTMPQMGGKATQLTDGAKIPATSIQWFPDGKKLLITTRNSKLFVLDVESRKLTLVLHGNFGLGSWDISPDSKWIAYVNQQKNYLGAVYLYEIATGKATQVTDGYYDDSAVSFDMGGKYLYIVSARTFAPVNGKYELAMAPMNTDRIYVIPLAKDTPNPQYPKPDEEKVKEEPKKPDPAKPEAGAKPAEAPKDDKDVKIDFDGLAARAIPLPMSNSSYPMILGSTNGVFFMSGGGFMKYDLGSPAPAMIMQGGFSAASVNATRTKAAFVSGSAVSILDLAPGAQPKRVDTSDVAAVIDLPTEWKQMYWEVWRYMRDNFYDPQMAGVDWKSVGAQYAKYLPYVKHRSDLSYVFGLMIGELGTGHAYVGGGDMGPSSPPVPVGMLGCDYAIEGDFVKISKIYAGANYDESRRSPFMDPGVNVKEGDYLLEIDGKPVTKSVNPASLLLRRSGKSVVVTVNDKPTLEGARHERVRPIGSEDELRYWSWVEETRAKVAAASGGKIGYMHIPDTAVQGTTEFMRGFWSQTGKDAVIVDERWNGGGFIQPWFVDTLSRKVMAAFTGNNFAGGSVPDGVAIEGPKAMLINQYAGSGGDFFPWMFRQAGLGPLIGKRTWGGLVGINGLSNLADGGGVSVPEFGIYDKDLGEWIAENKGIDPDIDVDLRPDLLAKGQDPQLEKAIEYLLDQLKKHPAKGFKTPPYPKTVPPKTGG
- a CDS encoding class II aldolase/adducin family protein, giving the protein MSAALRQAVCDANQALPKAGLVTMHSGNASGYDPDTGLVYIKPSGMDYDALTPEKLAPVNLRTGEIEQDGSEGAKLKPSVDLPHHLFLYRHMPDVRGVVHTHSNFATAFAAAGKPIPPVLTAIADEFGGEVPCAPYVNNEGDHIGQAILACRNERAPAILMGNHGVFTWGGSPKAALKAAVMVEDVAKTVFLSMQLGGPNPIPREEIEKWWDRYQNRYGQR